The following nucleotide sequence is from Trifolium pratense cultivar HEN17-A07 linkage group LG2, ARS_RC_1.1, whole genome shotgun sequence.
GGCTCAGGAGCTTTGCCGATGAAGTTGTTGCCTTTGGAGGCTGCGTCAAAGCACCttcttgcagcttcaatgtcccCGTGTAGAGTAGCAACCTGCCCTTTGTGAGTATAATACTTCATCTTCAAGTGGGCAGTGGAGGGGACAGCAACCAGGTCTGCTATGgccgtcctgccgatgatgcactggtagaggcaAGGGCAGTCCACGACCAAGAATTTCACCCTGATCGACTTAGCGGTCTCTTCGGAGCCAAAGGTGACGATCAGGTCGACATAACCCCAAGGCCTAGTAGTTGCTCCATTGAATCCTGTGAGATCTGAGCCCAAGTACGGGGTGAGATGTGTCTCGTCCAGCTGTAAGGTCCTGAACAAACTGGAGTACATGATGTCGCAGGAGCTCCCCGGATCGATGAGGACCCGACGAacgtccatgttggccatgtctgcccggacgaggagaggaatttggaaattggctgtcccaccgggcagctcttctcgatagaaggctaaaggcattgatcgcCCCTTCGCCTTGTCCAGCGTGGCGTTCATATTCGAGGACGTATTTATGAgatcctcgaattttctttttattgatccgaCGGTGTGCTTGTCCATGTGACCGCCGGATATGACGAGTGAGTCTGTGAAGTAGTCCCCCGTGGTAAGCGTAGGACTAGTATGGGTGTCCCCAAAACCGCTGGGGATAGCAAAGTCTTCTGGCCGGGAGACGCTCATGGCAATCTGCTTGGTGCCACTCTGCCCGACTGGTGGGGGAACTACCTCTTCGACGGCGCGAGTCTCCGCGGCCTCTGGTCGAGGGTCATTGTTTCTTTTCACGAACTCTCGTAACTGTCCGTTTCTTATTAATATTTCGATAGCATCCTTCAGTTGGATGCAATCGTCGGTCCTGTGACCATAACTCTTGTGGTATCTGCAATACCTATTCTTGTCTTGGCCGGGCTTCAGGGGAGTCGGCTTAGGCTGTTTTACATTCGCTCTGTTAAACTCAGAGATGTGAACTTCAGCAAAGATTTCTCCCCGTGACTTGACGAGGGGGGTGTATGTGGCGAATGTGCTTGGAGGGCCACGAGATTCACGCCTGTCGCCCCTCCTTCTGTCTCTGCCCCTCTCGCCGCCCCGATCGCCGCCTCTATCATGTCCCCGGTCGCTTCCCCTGTCATCGTTCCTGTGGGTGGACTCGCGGGCAGGGTGGCTGCTCCCAGGTCGGGCAAGGCGAGCGACATCAGCTGCCTGGACCTCCTCGTAGTCGATGTACTTTTGAGCTTTTAGGAGGAGGTCGTCCCAGGTGGGTGGTTTTTCTATGCCCACAGCTTTAGCAAAATCGCTGCCCGGGCGAAGGCCCCTCTGCAGCAAGTATTTCTTCATGTCGTCGGTCGTCTCGACCTGCACGGCCTCTTTATTGAACCTCTCGACGAAATTGCGGAGAGTTTCTTCCTCGGCTTGGTATATGGCCTCCAAGGCGTGCACAGTCTTTGgatgcttgcgggaagcagtgaagtgtctgGAAAACTGTTCAGTAAGATCCCTCCATGAATGGATGGATTGAGGGGGCAGGCTTTGGTACCATGCCATTGCTCCCTTCCTCAGCGTGGTTGGGAACAGTCTGCACCTAATGGCACCGCTAATGTTCCTGAAATCCAGGTTCGCGTTGACATTGGCTATGTGATCGTCGGGGTCGGTCAAACCATCATACGCGGGGAGCGTAGGAGGTCTCTCGAAACCCTTTGGAATATGTTTCTTTAAGATGTCTCTGGAAAGAGGGCATCGGGGATCGCCCTCGTCGCTCCCGTTGGGAGAATGGTCCTCGGAAGACCGGGGAGAATAATCGCCGGGCATGGGCGTTGGACTGCGAGATTTGCGTGGACGATAGCTGCCCGACGCGCCATGCTTGGCCATGTTCGTCaacccttgaggtgaatggcGGCGCGGGGCCTCGTGTTTTCCTTTCTTGCCCGGGGAGAGCCTACCCTCGCGATGTGGAGGAGTACGGTCCCTCTTCCGAGGAGTAACTTCGACCCTCTCTAAGTcggggcgtcgatgtttgacggccgccggtcggggaggggaaggagtagcctggtgtctccgcgggggagagttggtctttCTGCGACGCCGGCTTTTCTCCAGCGCGGCGATTCTTTCGCTCTGCTCGTCCAGTCGACGATTTTGAGCCTGCATGGCCTCTGTTGTTTGTTTGAGGGCAGCGATCAAGGCTGCGACCTCAGAGTTGGCCAAGACGGCGGGCTGTTCGGCGTTGTTTGCCGGAGCTTCTTGCTTCAATTGCGGGCGTTTGCCCATCCGACGATCGGTTAGGATCTCGACGTCTTCTTCATCGGAAGAGAGTGAGGCCTCCCGTCCGTCGCGGGAGTCGGTTTCTGGACCGTGAGACGCGGTGGTATTGTCACGCACCGGGGATAGCACGGTGTTATGCTGCGGCGGCGGTGAGGATGGAACGTTGAGCACGTTATCGTTGCCGGTATCGGTGTTGAGTGGCTGCGAagaactggccatgatgaagTTTCTTGAGAGGTTtggttttttatctttgtttctttgagGAAAGGTTAAAGAATGGGGAAGAACTCagtccccacagacggcgccactgatcgtacctggtgatcagaatagattgatggccggtccgttgagcgagcgtccacaccgaagggggggtttgtacctgcaggtgctccgatgcctaagtcagcaaagtgaacagagagatactaaagaagagagagaaagtgtatTGAATaatgattcagaatacctggctctcctgtctaggagagcttatatagtgcccccagcgctgggccaaaggttggtctattgggccgggataaccggcccaatagactcaactgccaagatagtccctgtatcgtaggggaaggccgttatttgcctctatcttggttggagccgttccgctattcgcgggtaagggataggctccgtgacagctgtggctggataaaggagcacgtgctaaacgtgctgcttacccataatgtcgagcaggacacgtcattggctgacgtgtcggggaaatctccccttattgggctgtgccccaaatgtcgggcagaagggattgggccagcccttggcccagtccagaacaattTCTAACTAAAATAAAGTTCATCACAAAGTTATACGGAATATAAGtctcttttatattataactaAGGATAtgtaagtaattttttatttattaattaatacggATATATGCGGAGTGAATACCATTAAATCCGTATCAAAATTTATTAAGTAACAGATAGTTGaaatatctatttatttatccGTGTAT
It contains:
- the LOC123904346 gene encoding uncharacterized protein LOC123904346: MAKHGASGSYRPRKSRSPTPMPGDYSPRSSEDHSPNGSDEGDPRCPLSRDILKKHIPKGFERPPTLPAYDGLTDPDDHIANVNANLDFRNISGAIRCRLFPTTLRKGAMAWYQSLPPQSIHSWRDLTEQFSRHFTASRKHPKTVHALEAIYQAEEETLRNFVERFNKEAVQVETTDDMKKYLLQRGLRPGSDFAKAVGIEKPPTWDDLLLKAQKYIDYEEVQAADVARLARPGSSHPARESTHRNDDRGSDRGHDRGGDRGGERGRDRRRGDRRESRGPPSTFATYTPLVKSRGEIFAEVHISEFNRANVKQPKPTPLKPGQDKNRYCRYHKSYGHRTDDCIQLKDAIEILIRNGQLREFVKRNNDPRPEAAETRAVEEVVPPPVGQSGTKQIAMSVSRPEDFAIPSGFGDTHTSPTLTTGDYFTDSLVISGGHMDKHTVGSIKRKFEDLINTSSNMNATLDKLDETHLTPYLGSDLTGFNGATTRPWGYVDLIVTFGSEETAKSIRVKFLVVDCPCLYQCIIGRTAIADLVAVPSTAHLKMKYYTHKGQVATLHGDIEAARRCFDAASKGNNFIGKAPEPKKQKPSSEAPSKPSPEAPSSLPAPNPPRQARQTNGQYSSTGRQAPREQEQELSWKTKMGSSSKCP